In Acinetobacter pittii, one genomic interval encodes:
- a CDS encoding GlxA family transcriptional regulator, with protein sequence MKNSSSHAYDEASPSEESLSSVHPDLRVGFILMNKFTLAPISGFVESLRFAADKSFRSLQIYCKWDWMTFNDEPVTASCGLSVNPTTSLNLKALKENYDYIVIAGGLLTETRNPPEKLLEILNEIHNAKIPIIAFCSGCFVLGNAGLMDGRKCAIHFTTREEFSERFPKAITVVDKAYVEDQGIFTCPGGTAIDLAADLIRRHCGDIRAQKSLEYLLINADKQIIDEKDEIHLDSPTTYENNIVSKAIAFMSENLSAHVTLKEVAEHARTNPRQLHRAFLSSTNEPPSNYWRKLRLEHARKLLANTNAYITNIAIECGFSDASHFILWFKKQYGETPFTYRKRRHEVEKLK encoded by the coding sequence ATGAAGAACTCGTCTTCTCATGCTTACGATGAAGCATCTCCCTCTGAAGAAAGTCTCTCCTCGGTTCACCCGGATTTACGTGTTGGATTTATTCTGATGAATAAATTCACCTTAGCACCTATTTCCGGTTTCGTTGAATCTCTTAGATTTGCAGCAGACAAGTCTTTTCGTAGTTTGCAAATTTACTGCAAATGGGACTGGATGACTTTTAATGATGAGCCAGTTACTGCAAGTTGCGGATTATCCGTTAATCCAACAACCTCACTTAACCTAAAAGCTTTAAAAGAAAATTATGATTACATTGTCATTGCAGGTGGTTTACTCACAGAAACACGCAATCCCCCAGAAAAATTATTAGAAATACTCAACGAAATACATAACGCAAAAATACCAATTATTGCCTTTTGTTCAGGCTGTTTTGTGTTAGGAAATGCAGGACTCATGGATGGTCGGAAATGTGCAATTCACTTTACGACCAGAGAAGAGTTTTCAGAAAGATTTCCTAAAGCAATCACGGTGGTGGATAAAGCTTATGTTGAAGATCAAGGTATTTTCACTTGCCCTGGTGGAACTGCCATAGATTTAGCTGCGGATTTAATACGGCGTCATTGTGGTGATATTCGGGCACAAAAAAGCTTAGAATATTTACTCATTAATGCTGACAAACAAATCATTGATGAAAAAGACGAGATACATTTAGATAGCCCAACTACCTATGAAAATAATATTGTCTCTAAAGCTATAGCTTTTATGAGTGAAAATTTAAGTGCACACGTTACATTAAAAGAAGTAGCAGAGCATGCGAGAACTAACCCAAGACAACTGCACCGCGCATTTTTATCGAGTACCAATGAACCACCATCAAATTATTGGCGTAAATTAAGACTCGAACATGCCAGAAAATTACTTGCCAACACCAATGCTTACATCACCAATATTGCTATTGAATGTGGTTTTTCTGATGCCTCTCATTTTATTCTTTGGTTTAAAAAACAATATGGTGAAACCCCTTTTACCTATAGAAAACGTCGTCATGAAGTAGAAAAACTCAAATAA